One Alosa alosa isolate M-15738 ecotype Scorff River chromosome 22, AALO_Geno_1.1, whole genome shotgun sequence DNA segment encodes these proteins:
- the LOC125287054 gene encoding uncharacterized protein LOC125287054 isoform X1: protein MYTPILQLPASSLLLPLKLPLRMLLPSSLSALLLAVPLALLVSGESVLSNETQTNDVTTKQYDNVTMPPQVPTINVTLLSAHILPTKASQGDSETSHNHPHNAHSNTTVQINETLLFDNTTEANITREDSESFQDQEKNHPLWHCIADHLEYFSHHYCGVTFHNAMATVPKERWCDWEEIKIHYNQLSECMEELSDFLRCYYPNQQTQEFFVGVHEEYFQACQEEEEDLPPGLVLALTLLPVSLVPALVFMVVWKNNVRE, encoded by the exons atgtatactccCATTCTCCAGTTGCCTGCCAGCTCTCTCTTATTACCCCTAAAGTTGCCACTGAGGATGTTgttaccctcctctctctcggcTCTTCTTCTGGCGGTTCCCCTTGCCCTCCTGGTGTCGG GTGAGAGTGTGCTCTCTAATGAAACTCAGACTAATGATG taacaACTAAGCAATATGACAATGTTACAATGCCTCCCCAAGTACCTACCATCAATGTGACTCTTCTATCAG CCCACATCCTGCCGACAAAAGCGTCACAAGGAGACAgtg AAACTTCCCACAACCACCCACACAATGCCCATAGCAACACTACTGTGCAAATCAACGAGACGCTACTGTTCG ATAATACTACAGAAGCCAACATCACGCGTGAAGACAGTG AGTCCTTTCAGGATCAGGAGAAGAATCATCCCCTTTGGCACTGTATTGCTGATCACCTGGAGTACTTCAGCCATCATTACTGTGGAGTCACATTCCATAACGCCATGGCCACTGTCCCAAAAGAGAGATGGTGTGACTGGGAAGAGATCAAGAT ACACTACAACCAGTTAAGCGAGTGCATGGAGGAATTGTCTGACTTTCTCAGATGCTACTACCCCAACCAGCAGACACAGGAGTTCTTTGTGGGCGTCCACGAGGAGTACTTCCAGGCGtgccaggaggaggaagaggacctGCCGCCGGGGCTGGTTCTAGCACTCACTCTGCTGCCTGTTAGCCTCGTCCCCGCCCTCGTCTTCATGGTGGTCTGGAAGAACAACGTGCgggagtag
- the LOC125287054 gene encoding uncharacterized protein LOC125287054 isoform X2, with the protein MYTPILQLPASSLLLPLKLPLRMLLPSSLSALLLAVPLALLVSGESVLSNETQTNDVTTKQYDNVTMPPQVPTINVTLLSETSHNHPHNAHSNTTVQINETLLFDNTTEANITREDSESFQDQEKNHPLWHCIADHLEYFSHHYCGVTFHNAMATVPKERWCDWEEIKIHYNQLSECMEELSDFLRCYYPNQQTQEFFVGVHEEYFQACQEEEEDLPPGLVLALTLLPVSLVPALVFMVVWKNNVRE; encoded by the exons atgtatactccCATTCTCCAGTTGCCTGCCAGCTCTCTCTTATTACCCCTAAAGTTGCCACTGAGGATGTTgttaccctcctctctctcggcTCTTCTTCTGGCGGTTCCCCTTGCCCTCCTGGTGTCGG GTGAGAGTGTGCTCTCTAATGAAACTCAGACTAATGATG taacaACTAAGCAATATGACAATGTTACAATGCCTCCCCAAGTACCTACCATCAATGTGACTCTTCTATCAG AAACTTCCCACAACCACCCACACAATGCCCATAGCAACACTACTGTGCAAATCAACGAGACGCTACTGTTCG ATAATACTACAGAAGCCAACATCACGCGTGAAGACAGTG AGTCCTTTCAGGATCAGGAGAAGAATCATCCCCTTTGGCACTGTATTGCTGATCACCTGGAGTACTTCAGCCATCATTACTGTGGAGTCACATTCCATAACGCCATGGCCACTGTCCCAAAAGAGAGATGGTGTGACTGGGAAGAGATCAAGAT ACACTACAACCAGTTAAGCGAGTGCATGGAGGAATTGTCTGACTTTCTCAGATGCTACTACCCCAACCAGCAGACACAGGAGTTCTTTGTGGGCGTCCACGAGGAGTACTTCCAGGCGtgccaggaggaggaagaggacctGCCGCCGGGGCTGGTTCTAGCACTCACTCTGCTGCCTGTTAGCCTCGTCCCCGCCCTCGTCTTCATGGTGGTCTGGAAGAACAACGTGCgggagtag
- the LOC125287054 gene encoding receptor activity-modifying protein 3-like isoform X3 yields the protein MPPQVPTINVTLLSAHILPTKASQGDSETSHNHPHNAHSNTTVQINETLLFDNTTEANITREDSESFQDQEKNHPLWHCIADHLEYFSHHYCGVTFHNAMATVPKERWCDWEEIKIHYNQLSECMEELSDFLRCYYPNQQTQEFFVGVHEEYFQACQEEEEDLPPGLVLALTLLPVSLVPALVFMVVWKNNVRE from the exons ATGCCTCCCCAAGTACCTACCATCAATGTGACTCTTCTATCAG CCCACATCCTGCCGACAAAAGCGTCACAAGGAGACAgtg AAACTTCCCACAACCACCCACACAATGCCCATAGCAACACTACTGTGCAAATCAACGAGACGCTACTGTTCG ATAATACTACAGAAGCCAACATCACGCGTGAAGACAGTG AGTCCTTTCAGGATCAGGAGAAGAATCATCCCCTTTGGCACTGTATTGCTGATCACCTGGAGTACTTCAGCCATCATTACTGTGGAGTCACATTCCATAACGCCATGGCCACTGTCCCAAAAGAGAGATGGTGTGACTGGGAAGAGATCAAGAT ACACTACAACCAGTTAAGCGAGTGCATGGAGGAATTGTCTGACTTTCTCAGATGCTACTACCCCAACCAGCAGACACAGGAGTTCTTTGTGGGCGTCCACGAGGAGTACTTCCAGGCGtgccaggaggaggaagaggacctGCCGCCGGGGCTGGTTCTAGCACTCACTCTGCTGCCTGTTAGCCTCGTCCCCGCCCTCGTCTTCATGGTGGTCTGGAAGAACAACGTGCgggagtag
- the LOC125287965 gene encoding C-type lectin domain family 4 member M-like, which produces MVLQQLVSWMQSTQSVNIRSMNPSKTEQTVPLKCQSDNPQVRRSVWGLSALCCGCLLSSMVLAILYGRAVRSSPLNPDVARTFQNDYRNLTDQLLSISEERSALQRSVWNLTELNHRLDVQCDELAGNNTELTSINRILFLEADRHLREENDKLVIVNAVFAEERENMSTTIGVLERQNENLTDSHQRELERTLELSALNDKFSRELREKTENFTLLWPQNQELLDQNVLLQSENLQLIETVGRVRSQKKECDRAVRNLTEALENTTRLQNQSLGREIAELRNGIHLLQQEVTSLNLYCLLCPPITTNNANISSNLSQSIYHSHFLVQHKQERRCRSCEDGWRLFRSSCYFLSRDSNSWAHGRTQCQSHGADLLVINSQEEQGL; this is translated from the exons ATGGTTCTTCAACAGCTGGTCTCATGGATGCAAAGTACCCAGTCTGTGAACATCCGGTCCATGAACCCATCCAAGACGGAGCAGACAg TGCCTCTGAAGTGTCAGTCAGATAACCCCCAGGTGAGGAGGTCGGTCTGGGGTCTGAGTGCCCTGTGCTGTGGCTGTCTGCTCTCCTCCATGGTCCTTGCCATCCTGT ACGGCAGAGCAGTGAGGAGCAGTCCTCTCAATCCAGATGTTGCCAGAACGTTTCAGAATGATTACAGGAACCTCACCGATCAGCTCCTCAGCATCTCTGAAGAACGCTCAGCACTGCAGAGATCCGTTTGGAACCTAACAGAACTCAACCATCGACTGGACGTCCAGTGTGACGAGCTAGCGGGCAACAACACAGAGCTCACCAGCATCAACCGCATCCTGTTCTTGGAGGCCGACCGCCATCTGAGAGAAGAGAATGATAAACTTGTTATAGTCAATGCAGTGtttgcagaagagagagaaaacatgtcCACCACTATTGGTGTCctggagagacagaatgagaacCTTACAGACTCACACCAGAGAGAACTAGAGAGGACGCTAGAACTCTCTGCCTTAAATGACAAGTTCAGCAGGGAGTTAAGAGAGAAGACGGAGAACTTTACACTCCTCTGGCCGCAGAACCAAGAGCTCCTGGACCAGAACGTTCTCCTACAGAGCGAGAACCTTCAACTGATTGAGACGGTGGGGCGTGTGCGCTCGCAGAAAAAGGAGTGCGACAGAGCAGTGCGGAACTTAACAGAAGCTCTAGAGAACACTACCAGATTACAGAATCAGAGTTTAGGCAGAGAGATTGCAGAGTTGAGAAATGGAATCCATCTCCtccaacaggaagtgacatcTTTAAACCTTTACTGCCTTCTTTGTCCTCCAATCACCACAAACAACGCAAACATTTCCAGTAACCTTAGTCAATCTATCTACCATTCCCATTTCTTGGTACAGCATAAGCAGG AGCGGCGCTGTAGGTCGTGTGAAGATGGATGGCGCCTCTTCAGGTCCAGCTGCTACTTCCTCTCCAGAGACTCCAACAGCTGGGCCCATGGCAGGACCCAGTGTCAGTCACACGGGGCTGATCTGCTGGTCATCAACAGCCAGGAAGAGCAG ggtctatag